A single window of uncultured Pseudodesulfovibrio sp. DNA harbors:
- a CDS encoding efflux RND transporter periplasmic adaptor subunit: MKKVKAHPRQKRSPFSGVGKLFFVACLAMTLLILDGEQQAAAQDTLNLDGKIYYRAVRKIKNKYPGKIVEINVKKFQPVSKNEVLAAYRITRAEQQELQHEIDFPSIRKTEISIEEVQTDIKGKERKKKSLMVLVNEGLASSQNMDTLDEDIRILNLRKEFLEEELKHFKRQQAREKGRISEELGGISLASGVIPRDIPITTKLPGHVVKVGILASSKIKKNRVCFEITRLNRILVRCKVYEEDYIKLALGQKAFIISQGTPGKEYPAHLSRLPLRPTDKGYAALSYYLVDFIMNNPNLKFRAGNRVTVKVDLASKPEPIAPKKKQNK; encoded by the coding sequence ATGAAGAAAGTAAAAGCACACCCCAGACAAAAAAGGTCCCCCTTCTCCGGTGTTGGAAAACTTTTTTTTGTTGCCTGCCTGGCTATGACTCTTCTTATACTGGATGGGGAGCAGCAGGCCGCTGCGCAGGACACTCTCAATCTGGATGGAAAAATCTATTACAGGGCCGTCAGAAAGATCAAAAACAAGTACCCTGGCAAAATAGTTGAAATCAATGTAAAAAAGTTTCAACCAGTTTCGAAAAACGAAGTTCTCGCTGCTTACAGAATAACCCGAGCGGAACAACAGGAACTTCAGCACGAGATCGATTTCCCTTCCATAAGGAAAACAGAGATATCCATCGAAGAGGTCCAGACTGACATAAAAGGAAAAGAAAGAAAGAAAAAATCGCTCATGGTCCTCGTCAACGAGGGGCTGGCCTCGTCACAAAATATGGACACATTGGACGAGGACATCCGAATTCTCAACCTCAGAAAGGAATTCCTTGAGGAAGAGCTAAAACACTTCAAACGACAGCAGGCCAGGGAAAAGGGCAGGATATCAGAAGAATTGGGAGGAATCTCCCTTGCTTCCGGTGTTATTCCGCGTGACATCCCCATCACAACCAAACTCCCCGGACACGTTGTGAAGGTAGGTATCCTTGCAAGCAGTAAAATAAAGAAAAACAGGGTGTGCTTTGAAATCACTAGGTTGAACCGAATACTGGTGCGCTGCAAAGTCTACGAAGAGGATTACATCAAGCTTGCCCTCGGCCAAAAGGCATTCATAATTTCACAAGGGACACCGGGGAAAGAATATCCTGCACACTTGTCACGGCTTCCTCTTCGCCCGACAGACAAAGGCTATGCGGCATTGTCGTATTATCTGGTAGACTTCATCATGAACAACCCAAATTTAAAATTCAGAGCCGGTAACCGCGTTACGGTAAAAGTCGACCTTGCTAGCAAGCCCGAACCTATTGCTCCGAAAAAAAAACAGAACAAATAA
- the wbaP gene encoding undecaprenyl-phosphate galactose phosphotransferase WbaP: MIDNKTNLIACRPWLMPVTLACSDFLAVTISGAASVLLRYAFGGEFELISYLYLWPTALLFVLAYAFMGAYRVLMPLPLELKRCSFGTVFIIFVLAAITFWSRNADDYSRLVLLFSFATILVAVPYCRKKCREHFASLPGWGLPVIIYGDGETAQSVIQNLQLRVSLGLTPVAIVKHSETSDTSINNIPAWDRSSLQELAKTYPCSYFIVAESGLDNNEYRELLNTSYKHFPKTIVIPDLFGQASIWATTVDISGILGLETGQKLLSPPSQFYKRIMDVTSSFLGLIVLLPVFLIIGLIIKMDSLGPVLYRQKRLGKGGGEVDVWKFRTMVQNADEVLKDYLQQDPILKTKWEQDHKLDNDPRITRVGGFMRKYSIDELPQLFNVLKGEMSLVGPRPIVKAEVAKYMDNYELYSKVLPGMTGLWQVSGRSNLSYSERINLDVYYIRNWSVWFDLYILTRTPAAIFNCVGAF; this comes from the coding sequence ATGATTGACAACAAAACCAATCTTATCGCCTGCCGTCCATGGCTCATGCCTGTCACGCTCGCGTGTTCCGACTTTCTGGCCGTCACCATTTCCGGTGCGGCAAGCGTTCTTCTTCGATATGCCTTTGGCGGCGAATTCGAACTGATTTCTTATCTTTACCTCTGGCCAACCGCCCTCCTGTTTGTCCTAGCCTATGCTTTCATGGGGGCTTACAGGGTCTTGATGCCGCTTCCGCTGGAACTAAAACGATGTTCATTTGGAACAGTCTTCATAATCTTTGTTCTGGCAGCAATCACCTTCTGGTCAAGAAACGCCGATGACTATTCAAGACTCGTCCTTCTTTTTTCCTTTGCAACCATCCTCGTTGCCGTGCCGTATTGTCGAAAAAAATGTAGGGAACACTTTGCCTCGCTCCCGGGCTGGGGTCTTCCTGTTATCATTTATGGAGACGGCGAAACTGCGCAAAGCGTCATACAAAACCTTCAGTTACGCGTCAGCCTTGGCCTGACCCCAGTGGCTATCGTCAAACACAGCGAAACTTCAGACACTTCAATAAACAACATCCCGGCATGGGATCGCTCTTCGCTTCAGGAATTGGCGAAAACATACCCGTGTTCGTATTTTATTGTCGCTGAATCCGGGCTGGACAATAACGAATACCGTGAACTCCTTAACACTTCTTATAAGCACTTCCCAAAAACTATCGTCATCCCAGACCTTTTTGGACAGGCAAGCATATGGGCCACCACTGTTGACATAAGCGGTATCCTCGGCTTGGAAACAGGGCAAAAACTTCTTTCCCCGCCATCGCAGTTCTACAAGCGAATAATGGATGTCACAAGCTCCTTTCTCGGATTGATCGTTCTGCTCCCGGTTTTCCTGATCATCGGCCTCATCATCAAGATGGATAGCCTCGGCCCCGTTCTCTACAGGCAGAAGCGTCTTGGCAAAGGGGGGGGGGAAGTGGACGTATGGAAATTCAGAACCATGGTCCAAAATGCGGACGAGGTGCTCAAGGACTACTTGCAGCAGGATCCCATCTTGAAAACAAAATGGGAGCAGGATCACAAGCTTGACAACGATCCCCGCATCACCCGGGTTGGCGGCTTCATGAGGAAATACAGCATAGACGAACTGCCGCAGCTGTTCAATGTACTCAAAGGTGAAATGAGCCTCGTCGGCCCAAGACCCATCGTCAAAGCCGAAGTCGCAAAATACATGGACAATTACGAACTGTACTCGAAAGTACTTCCCGGAATGACGGGCTTATGGCAAGTATCAGGGCGAAGTAATCTTTCATACAGCGAAAGAATCAATCTCGATGTCTATTACATCCGCAACTGGTCTGTCTGGTTTGATCTGTACATCCTCACCAGAACTCCAGCTGCAATTTTCAATTGTGTCGGCGCCTTCTGA
- a CDS encoding O-antigen ligase family protein: MNLKSVLNTFLVSFVCFQSVFLTPYVIIVSTDRSNLFTPILAGTALVIIAFTQGRRTVFAKWDVLLWLALGATMAYGVTLTTDVPSSAYRAFSLYIPALSGYWVGRLLSYDQYWKKMAPYIMSGLFFLMSSIQIINGVGAPILQLHHHALSNLLLLLAVGPATFLMRGPLYIKAACATILSMGYFACYIVGSRFTVVLPILLLPLMSILKLLRFKWLLIAGIPFLAAACIFFIQKPEKILKIHDYESVFYRVEGLPAAIHLIKKHPFFGIGLRTEREPYLEDYKMTFDMTSRERFMLVVRKNVTQDNMLMTLLVGLGIIPTLLYLGLIWAYLRRLIKAIKTQRDGPLNSIALAFALCASVLHFSVQDGLLYPQVSWLFHLLIGMIPSKDSSAT, encoded by the coding sequence ATGAACCTGAAGTCCGTCCTAAACACTTTTCTCGTCAGCTTTGTCTGCTTTCAGAGCGTATTCCTGACGCCATACGTCATCATTGTCTCCACTGACAGAAGCAATCTCTTCACGCCGATTCTGGCGGGGACAGCGCTTGTCATTATCGCTTTCACTCAAGGACGACGAACCGTCTTCGCCAAATGGGACGTCCTGCTATGGTTGGCCCTCGGAGCAACCATGGCTTACGGGGTCACCCTGACAACCGATGTGCCATCGTCAGCCTATCGCGCATTCTCCCTCTATATTCCGGCCTTAAGCGGATACTGGGTTGGACGTCTGCTGTCCTATGATCAGTATTGGAAAAAGATGGCGCCATATATAATGAGCGGTCTCTTCTTCCTCATGTCATCCATTCAAATCATAAACGGGGTAGGTGCTCCCATACTACAACTGCATCACCATGCGCTGTCCAACCTTCTGCTTCTTTTGGCAGTCGGGCCAGCCACTTTCCTCATGCGTGGCCCCCTCTACATCAAGGCAGCGTGTGCCACGATTTTAAGCATGGGCTATTTCGCATGTTACATCGTCGGTTCACGCTTCACGGTCGTTTTGCCGATACTGCTGCTGCCTCTCATGTCAATCCTTAAACTGCTACGATTCAAATGGCTCCTTATTGCCGGAATCCCCTTTCTCGCAGCAGCGTGCATCTTCTTCATTCAAAAGCCTGAAAAAATACTCAAAATTCATGATTACGAATCTGTTTTCTACAGGGTCGAAGGTCTTCCAGCCGCGATCCACCTCATCAAGAAACACCCTTTTTTCGGCATTGGACTTCGCACCGAACGCGAACCGTATCTTGAAGACTATAAAATGACTTTCGACATGACAAGCCGCGAACGATTCATGCTGGTCGTTCGAAAGAACGTGACGCAGGACAACATGCTAATGACGCTGCTTGTGGGCCTTGGGATCATACCCACACTCTTGTATCTCGGCTTGATCTGGGCCTATCTCAGACGTCTCATCAAGGCCATCAAAACACAACGCGACGGGCCGCTCAACTCCATAGCGCTTGCTTTTGCCTTATGTGCCAGCGTACTTCATTTCAGTGTTCAGGACGGACTTCTTTATCCGCAGGTCAGTTGGCTCTTCCATCTGCTCATAGGCATGATCCCGAGCAAGGACAGCTCAGCTACATAA
- a CDS encoding glycosyltransferase family 1 protein, producing the protein MLTIDCRMADHSGIGVYIRNLIPRMAKRLHTLPITLLGAPDSLCRLMVESGVTNVTFLRFDAPIYSISEQVTLPFAIPRTSDLFWAPHYNIPALYPGKILTTVHDICHLSLRDIHTNPLVRLYATLMFRAVRLRSEKIITVSEFTKSELVSKLGYASQAVKVVWNGVDNVWKRLHTPIVQQEPYFVYVGNIKPHKNLKRLVDAFQLVSRQVPHKLVLVGRYDGFISGFHDLDELTRGDQVELVGELEQESLIKIVAKANALIMPSLYEGFGLPAAEAMACGCPVLAANTTSLPEVCGRAARYFDPYSVDDIAATILDFVEDGEGQELMRVEGYKQAELFDWNKAADQLCDIVTDLM; encoded by the coding sequence ATGCTGACCATAGATTGTCGTATGGCTGATCATTCCGGAATCGGTGTCTACATTAGGAATCTGATCCCAAGGATGGCCAAGCGTCTCCATACGCTGCCCATAACTCTTTTGGGAGCCCCGGACTCTTTATGTCGGCTCATGGTCGAATCCGGAGTGACCAATGTGACATTCCTTCGGTTTGACGCCCCCATCTATTCCATCAGTGAGCAAGTGACCCTCCCCTTTGCCATCCCTCGCACATCAGACCTTTTCTGGGCTCCTCATTACAATATCCCGGCACTGTATCCGGGTAAAATCCTGACCACCGTCCATGACATTTGCCATCTTTCCTTGAGGGATATTCACACGAATCCGTTAGTTCGTCTGTATGCGACCCTGATGTTCAGGGCGGTGAGATTGCGATCAGAAAAGATTATTACCGTTTCGGAGTTCACCAAGAGCGAGCTGGTCTCGAAGTTGGGATACGCATCTCAGGCGGTGAAAGTCGTTTGGAATGGAGTGGACAATGTCTGGAAACGTCTGCATACCCCAATCGTGCAGCAGGAGCCGTATTTCGTGTATGTGGGAAATATTAAGCCGCATAAAAATTTGAAGAGGCTTGTGGATGCATTCCAACTAGTAAGCAGACAGGTTCCTCACAAGCTTGTGCTTGTGGGGCGGTACGACGGGTTTATCTCCGGTTTTCATGATTTGGATGAACTGACTAGGGGTGACCAAGTTGAATTGGTGGGCGAACTGGAACAAGAGTCACTCATAAAGATCGTTGCCAAGGCCAATGCACTGATTATGCCTTCATTGTATGAGGGCTTCGGTCTGCCTGCTGCAGAGGCAATGGCGTGCGGCTGTCCTGTTCTGGCGGCAAATACCACGTCTTTGCCCGAAGTTTGCGGCAGAGCTGCACGATACTTCGATCCTTACAGCGTCGATGATATCGCCGCAACGATTCTGGACTTTGTCGAGGATGGGGAAGGCCAGGAGCTGATGAGGGTAGAAGGGTACAAGCAGGCTGAATTATTTGATTGGAACAAGGCAGCCGACCAACTGTGCGATATCGTCACTGACCTTATGTAG
- a CDS encoding efflux RND transporter periplasmic adaptor subunit — protein sequence MTTLLLACSFAYGQEKHGISSAANAVETIFQGKVYCSMTHPVKLPYSGEVIEKKVSVGQLVKKDDVLMKVRLKRKDALGLEARVDKKLEFTRQELEIKKWKARLKTLNKQLESNKTLSQQGLATDKGVASLRDQISLISSQVEQAKKELIQDQKRAADDRLLIAEMLGQKDDRRLDTSQMYVRSPIEGYIIWENTNVELGAIVDESVFAIGVMDPMIIRTQVYEADMYRLKPGDTAEVIVEFNPDKVMKAKLVSMSWLPVDTNIDAPSYYAAELEIDNPDNFLKEGYKVRIMFTENEKADVK from the coding sequence ATGACCACTCTGCTGCTGGCCTGCTCGTTTGCGTATGGTCAGGAGAAGCATGGTATTAGTTCTGCTGCGAATGCGGTTGAGACGATTTTTCAGGGGAAGGTCTATTGCTCGATGACACATCCCGTAAAGCTGCCCTATTCCGGCGAGGTGATTGAGAAGAAGGTGAGCGTTGGCCAATTGGTGAAAAAGGACGACGTGCTGATGAAAGTACGTCTCAAGCGCAAGGACGCTCTCGGCCTTGAAGCCAGGGTTGACAAGAAGCTTGAATTTACTCGCCAGGAGCTGGAGATCAAGAAGTGGAAAGCTAGACTCAAGACTCTCAATAAACAGCTTGAGTCAAACAAGACTCTGAGTCAGCAGGGACTGGCGACGGATAAGGGTGTTGCTTCCTTGAGGGATCAGATATCCCTCATCTCGTCTCAGGTTGAGCAGGCAAAGAAAGAGTTGATTCAAGATCAAAAACGGGCTGCTGATGATAGGTTGTTGATTGCTGAAATGCTTGGGCAAAAAGATGACCGTAGGTTGGATACGTCCCAGATGTATGTTCGTTCTCCTATCGAGGGCTATATTATATGGGAAAACACCAATGTGGAGTTGGGAGCAATCGTTGATGAATCCGTTTTTGCTATCGGTGTTATGGACCCGATGATCATTCGGACTCAGGTATATGAAGCTGACATGTATCGTTTGAAGCCGGGTGATACAGCTGAGGTCATAGTGGAATTCAATCCTGACAAGGTCATGAAGGCCAAGCTGGTGTCTATGTCGTGGTTGCCGGTTGACACCAATATCGATGCGCCGTCATATTATGCTGCTGAATTGGAAATCGACAATCCTGACAATTTTTTGAAGGAAGGCTATAAGGTCCGGATCATGTTTACGGAAAATGAAAAGGCTGATGTAAAATAG
- a CDS encoding TolC family protein: MLMKSRVEKYNIKKKRFASLVGCKLTLGCMLLMMLVAFGCGATSETPSPVDWETASATFSTGNGATPTSTESFVTDPLTLEECIQLTLEKSPYMKMAEVEIDIKKIDEENKWWRMFPKLNLYVSNNVNLTTKDDKSRNKLSVSFSSGTWDPIGSYLSHDASLLVTKLAKYQKLQAANELIANVIKVYIHAEFFDKIMDEQRKLEAFGNETLSYIQKMYPNAPVVPLEVRLAEQELQKVACNRRTFIEQRSDMEMRVKRMIGIPVEQKIVLKKSDFASVVDAVYAPHKITYQEMKSSALFSKMNVIRKELSNYGVYAAWANYVPKFSVSVRTPDPISSSTDGKEDFYLTLGITVPVLHWGELGRNTDRAELVKKNEGFRRQLSNLTKEDNWYKGLTELRSMQRELELAKVDLELQEMMLRKKEILFDAGEATFRDFVSAKVAVVLKEITLLSKQQSYIVRKLETYALTGRLLEQYIEIKDDDLEN; this comes from the coding sequence ATGCTTATGAAAAGCAGGGTAGAAAAATATAATATCAAAAAAAAGCGTTTCGCGTCCTTGGTCGGCTGCAAGCTGACTTTGGGGTGCATGCTGCTTATGATGCTCGTTGCTTTTGGCTGTGGGGCCACGAGTGAAACTCCGTCCCCTGTGGATTGGGAAACCGCTAGTGCGACATTTTCTACCGGGAATGGTGCTACTCCTACTTCGACCGAATCTTTTGTGACAGATCCCCTGACTCTTGAAGAGTGCATCCAACTGACTCTGGAAAAATCTCCGTACATGAAGATGGCCGAGGTCGAAATCGACATCAAGAAGATTGATGAAGAAAATAAGTGGTGGAGGATGTTTCCCAAGCTGAATCTTTACGTCAGCAACAACGTGAATCTGACAACGAAGGACGACAAGTCGCGTAACAAGTTGTCGGTGAGCTTTAGCAGTGGCACATGGGACCCCATTGGATCTTATTTGAGTCATGATGCCAGTTTGCTCGTGACCAAACTTGCAAAATATCAAAAACTTCAGGCTGCCAACGAGCTAATTGCCAATGTCATCAAGGTTTATATTCATGCTGAGTTTTTTGATAAAATAATGGATGAGCAGCGGAAACTTGAGGCATTCGGAAATGAAACTCTCTCATATATCCAGAAAATGTACCCCAACGCTCCAGTGGTGCCACTCGAAGTCCGTTTGGCTGAACAGGAACTGCAAAAAGTTGCCTGCAACAGGCGGACTTTCATTGAGCAGCGTTCCGATATGGAGATGCGGGTCAAGCGGATGATCGGTATTCCGGTCGAACAAAAAATAGTTCTGAAAAAAAGCGACTTTGCCAGCGTGGTTGATGCGGTGTATGCTCCACACAAGATTACTTATCAGGAGATGAAGAGCAGCGCACTTTTTTCGAAAATGAACGTCATCCGTAAAGAATTATCGAATTATGGTGTTTATGCAGCTTGGGCTAATTATGTGCCTAAGTTTTCCGTTTCCGTAAGAACTCCTGATCCGATCAGCTCATCGACAGACGGCAAGGAAGATTTTTATTTGACCCTTGGCATTACAGTTCCGGTTTTGCATTGGGGCGAACTTGGCCGAAATACCGATAGGGCCGAACTTGTCAAAAAGAATGAAGGATTTAGGCGTCAGCTCTCAAACTTGACCAAAGAAGATAACTGGTACAAAGGGTTGACGGAATTGCGCAGCATGCAACGCGAGCTTGAACTTGCTAAGGTCGATCTGGAGTTGCAGGAGATGATGCTGAGAAAGAAGGAGATTTTGTTTGACGCTGGAGAAGCGACATTCAGGGATTTCGTGTCGGCAAAAGTTGCCGTTGTACTCAAGGAAATAACTTTGTTGTCCAAACAACAAAGTTATATAGTACGTAAATTGGAGACTTATGCCCTGACGGGTAGGTTGTTGGAACAGTACATTGAGATTAAAGATGATGACCTGGAAAATTAG
- a CDS encoding ABC transporter ATP-binding protein, with translation MKPDPIISVKNLRKEYVTPAGKVPVLTGVDVNIYPGEMVSIMGPSGCGKSTLLYIMGMLQPATSGSYKILGRDVLGLNVKERAGFRRDNLGFVLQSCNLFENSTVYENLEYPLIYGKMPRAKRAGIIEESLEEVNLSHRIHHATNRLSGGEQQRVAIARALVNRPQVLLGDEPTGQLDRKTGEKIMKYFEKIVSIKGKAMVLVTHDTEVAKRCTRRFLLEDGILKEQ, from the coding sequence ATGAAACCTGATCCTATCATTTCAGTTAAGAATCTTCGGAAGGAGTACGTCACTCCGGCGGGCAAGGTGCCTGTGTTGACCGGTGTGGATGTCAATATTTATCCTGGCGAGATGGTTTCCATCATGGGGCCTTCAGGTTGTGGAAAATCCACTTTGTTGTATATTATGGGGATGTTGCAGCCAGCTACCTCTGGCAGCTACAAGATACTTGGTCGTGATGTGCTCGGCCTGAATGTTAAGGAGAGGGCCGGATTCAGACGGGATAATCTTGGTTTTGTGCTTCAGTCGTGCAACCTGTTTGAAAATTCCACGGTCTATGAAAATCTCGAGTACCCGCTTATTTACGGAAAGATGCCGAGGGCCAAACGTGCTGGCATCATTGAAGAATCTCTGGAAGAGGTAAATCTGTCTCACAGGATTCATCACGCTACGAACCGCCTGTCCGGCGGTGAACAGCAGCGTGTCGCCATTGCCCGTGCCCTAGTGAATCGTCCTCAAGTTCTGTTGGGGGACGAGCCTACAGGACAGCTTGATCGGAAGACGGGTGAGAAGATAATGAAATATTTTGAGAAAATTGTATCTATCAAAGGGAAGGCCATGGTTTTGGTTACTCATGATACGGAAGTTGCCAAGCGTTGTACCCGAAGATTTCTTCTTGAAGATGGAATACTGAAGGAACAGTAA
- a CDS encoding ABC transporter permease: MPLDLLERGCLQNMITARDLIHISVRQVFRQRRRSFGVMLAIALGTASLLAVMAMGDEVKKKLNHDLDLLGGATLIKLGFEEEKHPGARDKFFTDETQDALRALPGVDVVSAATETINWVPMLVNGEKNIVPVQGVDADYWSANSLEPVAGFLFGKSFVDERSLVCVIGEELAESLFGQESALGNYIRIGKDLYKVLGVVGGLQIGQRNSYAFVPLTAAIDRSGKEYRSDRIYLRCKTWDDVKPVADALVATVKAHQSADYLVSHVSWEQLHRLVLIVWWVELFIFLSIGATLTLGGFGIWNGMMSSVIARTREIGLKKAMGAEGRDIKSQFLCEAFCLSISAATFGVLLGYVVVEFASHFLGSSPSRDVFITYAVMSIVFSGMLGLVTGYYPALRASRLDAVTAIRFE, encoded by the coding sequence ATGCCTTTAGATCTCCTTGAACGGGGATGTCTTCAGAATATGATCACAGCACGAGACCTAATACACATCAGCGTTCGTCAGGTGTTCCGACAGCGCCGCCGCAGTTTCGGCGTGATGTTGGCTATTGCCTTGGGGACGGCCAGTTTGCTTGCAGTGATGGCCATGGGTGATGAGGTCAAGAAGAAGCTCAACCATGACCTTGATCTTCTTGGAGGTGCGACCCTTATCAAGTTGGGATTTGAAGAGGAAAAGCACCCCGGAGCCAGGGATAAATTTTTTACCGACGAAACTCAGGATGCCTTGCGGGCATTGCCGGGCGTTGATGTTGTTAGCGCCGCAACCGAGACCATCAACTGGGTTCCGATGCTTGTTAACGGGGAAAAAAATATCGTTCCAGTCCAGGGAGTTGATGCTGATTACTGGTCTGCCAACAGCCTGGAGCCGGTTGCCGGATTCCTGTTTGGCAAATCCTTTGTCGATGAACGGTCACTGGTTTGCGTGATTGGTGAAGAGCTCGCAGAGTCGTTGTTTGGTCAAGAAAGCGCCTTGGGCAACTACATCCGTATCGGTAAGGATCTTTATAAGGTTCTTGGCGTTGTCGGGGGGCTTCAGATCGGACAGCGCAATTCCTATGCCTTTGTACCGTTGACGGCGGCCATTGACCGGAGTGGCAAGGAATACCGCTCGGACAGGATATATCTGCGTTGCAAGACATGGGACGATGTTAAACCTGTGGCCGACGCGCTGGTGGCCACGGTCAAGGCCCACCAGTCCGCAGATTATCTGGTCAGTCATGTCTCTTGGGAGCAGTTGCATCGGTTGGTGCTCATCGTGTGGTGGGTGGAGCTGTTCATTTTTTTGTCTATCGGCGCAACTCTAACGCTTGGCGGTTTTGGTATCTGGAACGGTATGATGAGTTCCGTCATTGCCAGGACTCGTGAGATCGGACTGAAAAAAGCGATGGGAGCCGAGGGGCGGGACATCAAGAGTCAGTTTCTTTGTGAGGCTTTTTGTCTGAGTATCAGTGCTGCCACATTCGGGGTGCTATTGGGATATGTGGTTGTTGAGTTCGCCAGTCATTTCCTCGGGAGCAGCCCGTCGCGAGATGTGTTCATTACCTATGCCGTTATGAGTATTGTCTTTTCCGGAATGCTTGGACTTGTTACAGGATATTATCCGGCATTGAGGGCATCGAGATTGGATGCCGTGACCGCAATACGGTTCGAGTAG
- a CDS encoding pyridoxal phosphate-dependent aminotransferase family protein has translation MPSYFNNREFNALLAGYKRDGVYVFFQEIESSMGPEVMTNGKKAIMVGSNDYLGLTQHPRVREAAQKAIERWGSGPGGSRFLCGNISVITELEEAVADLLGKKGAVVHTTGFLANAGIFTCLVDPGDLLLCDRDSHASILEGGLNSRAKMRSFAHNNMDDARKILKKSMDRHPEAQRVAVSEGVFSMSGSVADLPGLISLKEEDPNLVVYLDDAHGLGVMGGGRGTAHHFGVTKDVDVIMGTFSKALASIGGFIVTDDLDFLDYVKHKSRTLIFSAALPAASAAAALESCKIIREEPELVQKLWENTRKARQGFKDIGLEMVEGASPVIGVLIGDEVKAFKFSLELLNVGVFALPAVYPAVPKGEAIIRVAFMSTHEDKHIEQVLNCFKKVASALGVGIVN, from the coding sequence ATGCCATCGTACTTTAATAATCGTGAGTTCAATGCCCTATTAGCAGGATATAAACGAGACGGGGTTTACGTCTTTTTTCAGGAAATTGAATCGAGTATGGGCCCTGAGGTAATGACCAATGGGAAGAAAGCCATCATGGTTGGTTCCAATGATTATTTGGGGCTAACGCAGCACCCGAGGGTTCGTGAGGCCGCTCAGAAGGCTATTGAACGTTGGGGGAGCGGCCCTGGCGGCTCCCGGTTCCTGTGTGGGAACATATCAGTGATTACCGAGCTTGAAGAGGCCGTGGCCGATCTGCTTGGGAAGAAAGGGGCTGTCGTTCATACTACGGGTTTTTTGGCGAATGCTGGAATATTCACCTGCCTTGTCGACCCTGGTGATCTCTTGCTGTGCGACCGCGACAGTCATGCGAGTATTCTTGAGGGTGGCCTTAACTCAAGAGCCAAGATGCGTAGCTTTGCCCACAACAACATGGATGATGCACGCAAGATCCTGAAAAAATCCATGGACAGACATCCTGAAGCACAGCGGGTTGCTGTTTCGGAAGGCGTGTTTAGCATGTCCGGTTCCGTTGCGGACTTGCCCGGCTTGATCTCCCTCAAGGAGGAGGACCCGAATCTGGTCGTCTACCTTGATGACGCTCATGGCTTAGGCGTGATGGGAGGTGGCAGGGGAACTGCCCACCATTTCGGTGTCACAAAGGATGTCGATGTCATCATGGGGACTTTCAGTAAAGCCCTTGCTTCCATCGGGGGGTTCATCGTGACGGATGATCTCGATTTTCTGGACTATGTGAAGCATAAAAGTCGGACTTTGATTTTTTCCGCAGCATTGCCAGCGGCCAGCGCTGCAGCCGCGCTTGAATCCTGCAAGATCATTCGGGAAGAGCCTGAGCTGGTCCAGAAGTTGTGGGAGAACACCAGAAAAGCCCGTCAGGGATTCAAGGACATTGGGCTAGAGATGGTTGAAGGAGCCAGCCCTGTCATCGGCGTTTTGATCGGAGACGAAGTCAAAGCCTTCAAATTTTCTTTGGAATTGTTGAATGTAGGCGTTTTTGCTCTGCCTGCGGTCTACCCTGCGGTTCCGAAGGGAGAGGCTATCATTCGAGTGGCGTTCATGAGTACGCACGAAGACAAGCATATTGAACAGGTTTTGAATTGCTTTAAAAAAGTTGCTTCCGCTCTTGGCGTTGGCATCGTCAATTAG